One Heterodontus francisci isolate sHetFra1 chromosome 3, sHetFra1.hap1, whole genome shotgun sequence DNA window includes the following coding sequences:
- the cyp1b1 gene encoding cytochrome P450 1B1, which produces MNKDSKGTVFNKTCTFGVFAEKEMTEGEILLTPTVQLLLAAALSLLLGLHGWTWLQQQRRDRGWREPPGPFPWPLIGNAAQIGSLPHLFFSRMAEKYGNVFRLKLGSHTVVVLNGEETIRQALVRKGGDFSGRPDFTSFAVVSEGRSLAFKSHGDLWKFHRKVAYSTVRAFSTSNLATKKVFEQHVVCEMHQLIGLFLHKSRGGGYFDPCPSVIVAVANVMSAVCFGKRYSHDDREFQSLLSKNHSFGQTVGAGSLVDLMPWLQYFPNPIRSVFQDFKQLNRDFHAFVQDKAHQHRETFSLDRVRDMMDAFIRIIDYDKVASEKGLKLSSDYVDSTVADIFGASQDTLSTALHWMTLYLVWRPEVQRKIQDELDRVVGRERIPSIEDQPRMPYLMAFLYESMRFSSFVALTIPHATTVDTLLNGYHIAKDTVVFVNQWSVNHDPQKWSKPEVFDPCRFLNEDGSMNKDLASRVMIFSVGRRRCIGEELSKMQLFLCVSLLMHHCSFSANPREKLTLDFTYGLTLKPQTFTINVSLRDTMEHLQAAVQRIQQADDN; this is translated from the coding sequence ATGAACAAGGACAGTAAAGGAACGGTTTTCAATAAAACTTGTACTTTTGGAGTTTTCGCTGAGAAGGAGATGACTGAGGGAGAGATTCTGCTCACACCGACCGTGCAGCTGCTGCTGGCGGCTGCTCTGTCTCTGCTGCTCGGGCTGCACGGCTGGACGTGGCTGCAGCAGCAGCGGCGGGACCGGGGGTGGAGGGAGCCTCCGGGCCCTTTCCCCTGGCCCCTGATCGGTAATGCGGCTCAGATCGGCAGCCTGCCCCATCTCTTCTTCTCCAGGATGGCGGAGAAGTACGGCAACGTGTTCCGCCTGAAGCTGGGCAGCCACACGGTGGTGGTGCTGAATGGCGAGGAGACCATCCGCCAGGCGCTGGTCAGGAAAGGCGGAGATTTCTCAGGCAGACCCGACTTCACCTCTTTCGCTGTGGTGTCCGAGGGCCGCAGCCTGGCCTTCAAAAGCCACGGCGACTTGTGGAAATTCCACCGCAAGGTCGCCTATTCCACCGTGCGGGCTTTCTCCACCAGTAACCTGGCCACCAAGAAGGTCTTCGAGCAACATGTGGTGTGTGAGATGCACCAGCTCATCGGCCTCTTCCTGCACAAGAGCCGGGGAGGAGGTTACTTTGACCCGTGTCCCAGTGTTATTGTGGCCGTGGCCAATGTGATGAGTGCCGTGTGTTTCGGGAAGAGGTACAGCCACGATGACCGGGAATTCCAGTCGCTGCTCTCCAAGAACCACAGCTTCGGGCAGACAGTGGGAGCTGGAAGCCTGGTGGACCTCATGCCCTGGCTCCAGTATTTCCCCAATCCCATCCGCAGCGTCTTCCAGGACTTCAAGCAGCTTAACCGGGACTTCCACGCCTTCGTCCAGGACAAGGCTCACCAGCACCGGGAGACTTTCAGCCTGGACCGGGTCCGGGACATGATGGACGCTTTCATCCGCATCATTGACTACGACAAGGTGGCGAGTGAGAAGGGCTTGAAGCTCAGCTCCGACTATGTGGACTCCACGGTGGCGGACATCTTCGGGGCCAGCCAGGACACCCTGTCCACCGCCTTGCACTGGATGACCCTCTACCTGGTGTGGAGGCCCGAGGTGCAGAGGAAGATCCAGGACGAGTTGGACAGGGTGGTGGGCCGGGAGCGCATCCCCAGCATCGAGGACCAGCCCCGCATGCCCTACCTCATGGCCTTCCTCTACGAATCCATGCGCTTCAGCAGCTTTGTAGCCCTCACCATTCCGCACGCCACCACCGTGGACACGCTCCTTAACGGCTACCACATCGCCAAGGACACGGTGGTCTTTGTCAACCAGTGGTCGGTCAACCACGACCCCCAGAAGTGGTCCAAGCCTGAGGTCTTTGACCCTTGCAGGTTCCTCAATGAGGACGGCAGCATGAACAAGGACCTGGCCAGCAGAGTGATGATCTTCTCGGTGGGGAGGAGAAGGTGCATCGGGGAGGAGCTGTCCAAGATGCAGCTtttcctctgtgtctctctcctgaTGCACCATTGCAGCTTCTCCGCCAACCCCAGAGAGAAGCTCACCCTGGACTTCACCTATGGCTTAACCTTAAAACCCCAAACATTCACCATCAATGTGAGCCTACGAGACACAATGGAGCATCTGCAGGCGGCTGTCCAGAGAATCCAGCAAGCGGACGACAACTAG